In Oryza sativa Japonica Group chromosome 8, ASM3414082v1, the sequence tgctccggccgccggcgacgatgacTGCGGCGGTGTCGTACCAgtcggcggggaggggaggggagggacgCCTTCGCGGCGTCGGGTCCGCCACCACGCGGCGCGGGTGGGCCGCGGCGGATTGCTCCGGCCCATCGAAGCACGCCGGTCGACGGGTGCATACCGCTGTCGGCCcgtgcgggaggcggcggcgtggaggcttATGGGAGGCGGAGCGACTGCGAGGCCGGAGGGGAGCATGGTGCACGGTGGATTGGTGGTGTGTGACGCCCCGCAATAATTACGGAAAAAAACGAAATTTCTTCCAATCGGTCGCTTGGGGGAAGGTAGCCGAAATCAGGCGCTCCCTCGCCCCAAGATGCACGCCCCTCTAGGCCTCACTCACGTGTCCCCTGCTCCCAATCATTTGTCCACACACAACTccatgcaacaaatcacccatataTTTTAGAAACTATCTGTTAAGaaaattcgttttatttttttttcgaaaaaaaaaagtttcacctagtttactcacaatgtttcactatgtatagatctaatgttgcaatgaactgaaacattattttgtAACAGATCACCAACATATTTTCAAAACCCTCTATTATGAGAATTCGTTTCacttttttgttccaccaaaaataatccagtgtacttataatgttttactatgtatagatctaacattgcagtgaactgaaatattctttcgctatttgctgaaacattgtttttatataaggtgaaacaacgcccgatttaaacgattgaacattttcgatctacttagtgaaataattccgatatacttggtgtaacatcgtgcaacatttaaaatataattcaataataagctaaaaaatttcgtcggaatatatccatgtgtggtcttgttttgaagatttaattgcaacaaatttaatagtataatCAGATCATAATTtcgataaataatttaagataaaaaatagtttaaaatggTTTTTCACACATGCGTGGCGCTAAcatcatgctgacgtcagcccccGATTTTTGGACGCCTGGATCGGGCGCCCGATTCTAAGTCTCCTCcgacaaaaaaagagagagaaaaagcacAAGCAATAAGCATGTTGGTCTAGAAAAAACTAAGGGACAATTGCTCATTTGACCTTGTTTTAAAGCCAAACTACTAATCTGATACTACATTTTTTAGTTTGCTAATTTGACCCCGCTTTTTAAAATCGAGCATGCCGTTTGACCCTATTTACACTATGCCATTAgggtttcaaaaaagaaaagaaaaagaatcatTTTACTATTCAaagtgaccaaaataccctcatACATTTCACTTCAAGTCTTCAACCAATCTCTCATTCACAtctcggcggcagcggcacgaggaaggaggaggcgacggcgctggcgccgacgtggggagcgagcaggaggcagcggcggtgcaaggaggaggcgcggtgacggcgacggcgccggcgtgcgGAGGGAGGCGATGGGCAGATCAGACGGCAGCGCAAGGAGGAggcgcggtgacggcgacggcgccggcgtgcgGAGGGAGGCGATGGGCAGAtcagacggcgacggcgacggtgcacGGAGGGAGCGACGACAATGAGGACACATGGAGGGAGTGATGGCGGCGAGATgtggagggagcggcggctgTGGCTGGATGCGCCGGTGCCAGCGCTTGTTTGATTTTTGTGATCTTGTTTGAATGTTATTGTTGGATGATGTTCTTAGCAGGGATTTGTTTGCATGTTGATATGGATTTGAATCGATGCTGGCATGTTGTTCCGGAACCATTTGTTGTGGTGATCTAATTTGCGTtctcaattgtttttttttggctaaaatTCAAATCTAATTCAAATTCGCACAAGACATATCAATTCCAAGTGAAATTTATTAGAAATTGCATCATGTACACCAAAGCGTATAAAAAAATTAGGGTCAAATGAGTAAGGATATAAAGGTATTTCGACCTCAAATTAACACTGTCAAGTTGGTTTCACGAAATGGGGTCATGTCTGATGTCGATAGTTAAAAAGCAGGGTCAAAAAAGTAggttaaaaaaaagcaaagttaaaaaaataaggtcaaattGGTTGGTAGTTTGCTTTCAAAATAGGGTCAAATATACGATTGCCCCAAAAACTAAATACTCTTGACAATGTATGTTTGGCTATGTACTTGTAGAGACCGAGTTTTTAATACatcttctaaaaaaaatattagtcagATAAAATTCtccacaacattttttttttttggaaacacaAGAGGAGGTTATGATCTAGCTGTTTGTGTTGAAGGTTATGATCTCATTACCCATCTTACTAAATGCACTTTCCAATCTTTAACTAATTTCTGAAAATTTTCTACTTGTCCACATTAAATCTTCTGCAAATTTGATCACTGCCGTTGCAAAGAATGTTGGGTTGGAAAATACCACTACAAGAAGATCAGCTACAAAATACCATCACAGGGAAATTTGAGTTGGAAAATGCCGGTACCATTACTGTTTCATCCAAAACTGCAATTAATACCTTTTTAGGAGAGAGAGTTTTGAAAATTCCAACACTACCCTTTTTTTTCCACTCAGTTGTAATACTCAACATTCCAAGTCGCGTTTGGATGCATTTAACAAATCTCGCATTTAATTTATGGTGGAAATGTTTAGAAAATCAGCTAATGCAAAAATTAagaaagagtaaattttacaaaattaatgTACTTTGATCAATATATCACAATACTATATATTTAAGAAAGTGTATTACAAAttaaactacagatttaaaaccatatttttttacaaaactatagattgAAAGTATCATTAGAAAACTACAATTTTATAAATGAGCATATATAACATCAGTTTAACATcagatttaaatatatatatagtataacaTCAGTTTTATCAGAAAGCTACAACTTTTGTAACATCAACAGTGCTATAGatataaactctaaaatttGTAGTTATTTGATAATTTCATTTCTAAATgcatagttttgtgatacaatgctttaaatatgtagttatgTGATAAATTtcatgttaaatctgtagttttatgatacacattttaaatttatagttttgtgatagtttagccaaaatatctgtagttttataaaatttagtcTTTAAGAAATAAGCAATAAAAACATTTTCAAGGAAATAGTACAGttcataatttttaaataaatatattatttttttactgcATCCCTATCAACAATAATTGATGTTCTTGAATACATCAAGTCAATGTGTTTTGTGTTTAAACTTTTACTATCAATTTCTATTAAAATATTTcgatttaattttaaaaattgatatAGGTATATTTGTCTTTGAAAACAAAAAGGAGTTTCAAAATATTAGAACGTCCTTGCTATATTTTTATAGGTTTTATACTAGCAATCAATATTGATCATTTCGGTAATCTTGTTGCTTTCTAAAATGTCACTTATTTGTTACCGAAGGGAGTACGTATAAGGCAAGCAGTCTGtataaaatattatgaaattgAGAGCCATAAGTATAGCAAGCACAGgaaacaaagaagaaaaaaaagcaggGGGCAAATTAGTCATTTTCTTCCCTGGGTGGAAATGATCACGGTAATGGTatttttcaactcaaattctcTTTGTGATGGACTGATGGTATATATTCATCAGCTTAGGTTCTATGTATATGTGATAGTATTTTGCAACTTGAGTTTTTCCTCTAATTCTGTTAATTAATTCTTTTACTCCAAATTTTCCCATGATAACACGTGGGCCGGGTAAGGTAGCAAGTAGATACTCCAGTAATTATTGTGCTAGCTTGTTAGTCTCAACATTGATTTTTCATACACGTACAGGTGCTAATTAGGAAGCATATATAAGGACTATAGCAGTGTTTAGatcccttcaaacttctaaaaattctgtcacatcaaatatttagacacatgcataaagcattaaatgtagataaaaaaaatcaattgcacagtttgcatgtaaattgcgagacaaatcttttgaccctaattacgccatgatttgataatgtgatgctacagtaaacatttactaatgatggattaattaggcttaacaattaaatttgtttcaCAGTTTACCgacagaatctgtaatttgttttgttattagtataCGTTTAATGCACGGGACTCTAATTATGGGTGTTCCTCTGTAATCAACATAGCTAGCACCCCTTGCTGCTATGAGTCCATGGTCTCGCCGCCATTCTCTTTCTGCGTGCCTATGTTACATTATTGACATGATTGTTACATTGGTGGTCACTGCAGGAGAAACAATCTTTAATACTAGTTAAAACCCCCTTTCGTACCGGCTGTAGCAACCGAGACCAGTAAATCGAGACTATCTTTAGTACCGGTAGAAAGAACGAGTACAAAAGATGCAtactaagtcaaaaaaaaaaagtgtgggaTGTGAGATTCGAACTCAAGATCTATCAACTCAGTCCTCACACACGTTACCATTCCACCTACTACTATACACATCTGACTTGAATGTAGATGCTTTCTTTTTGAACTGATCCCAGAGACATcgttagtaccggttggtattaccaaccgaccggtactaaaaatatctttagtatgagttggtattaccaactgGTGCTAAAATTGCATCGTTAttaccggttggtaacaccaaccgagactaatgCTACTATAGcattagtctcggttggtgttaccaatcagtactaaagatatatttttattatagggtggtaacaccaaccggaattAAACATAGTTTTAGGAACTTCAACTTTTAGAACCGGTACTAAAGCATATTTAGTACCGGTTCTTGATCTAGTCAGGATATTTGTGTTTTGGGGTTTAGGATAAAAAATCGTTTCTCTAGTAGTGGGTGCCCCCATTTTTATTTAAAGGGTTACCGGGTTATGGAGTCTGATGCTAACCCCACCCTCTAGCTACCATATATTACAACTTTAAGTTTAACTACAACCTATTAGGACAAGTATATTCGGCACCTATTTTAACATGCTCCACCTCACTGAATGTAACGCCACCCACAAGTAGTAGAATTATCATGTGGATTCACCAATCCACTAGACTTGGGGTTTTCTTCTTGCAGATTCCTCGTGAGATGGTTGATGAGCCTATGCCAGAATCACCGCTACCAAAAGCAATAGCTATCCCAATTACTGTTTCCTTCTGGTCTACACCTGTAATAGTACACCCTCACAACTTGTAAAGGTACGACAACACCTTCTCTTCAATTATCACAATCCTACTATCCCCGTGAAAGGGTCAAtaacctagtggttacaagagtctCAGTAGCACATAAGGTTCTGGGTTTGACTCTCCATGGGAGCAAATTTTCCATGATTTAACGgcttgtgctttcagtggtaggcgacgtacccgtcgacagcgaggcgcctgtggtgacttcgtcaatctcaaggatTTGCCTGcgcagtcttcgaagatgctcataggggtagagtTTACGTGCCTccattgtgagtgtctgcgttgtactgtgtaatttttttaaaaaaatcctacTGTCCCTCATGGTCTCCGTGGATCCGAAAGGTACGGCATCTAAAAATATCTCAGCTATAATCATACATAAGAGATTCGGTTTGACATGGTATTAAATACAAGAGATTCTGCGTGACATGGGTTAGATATGTGTGATTCTGTGGGACATGGATTATGTATCAGAGATTCGGTTTGCCAAGCAACCAACTATGTACTGACCCGGTCTAAGGTTCTCCACTATTTATACCCTTCTGGTCGATCGTCTTTCTAGCACCATTCATTCACTAAAAAACACTTTCAACCCCCACTTCACCACTTCAGAATCTCAGATACCGAGCAAAAAAGATCTAGATCAAGTTAGTACCAAAATTTAGTGTTGTATCGATCGATGATTGAGGCAGCAGAGACCATGGAGAAAGCGGTGATAACTGCCTTCGTGAACACTGTCATGCCGCCGCTGTTTAAGGTGCTGTCAGGCAGTTGTAAGATGGTCATGAACGTGATCGATGATAGCGACTCAATGAGACGTAAACTAGTTCTGCTCGCAGCTTCCATGGACGACGACCTCCGGCGGACGAAGAACCCCACGGCCGCCGCCAAGGTGTTCGGCGACCAGCTGCGCGAGCTGACGCACGACATGGAGGACTGCATTGAGCGCTTCCTCCACCGCGTGTCCTGCGCCGAGGGAGCGTCGCGGGCGCGCCGGCTGGGGCGCTTCCTGCTCACCATCTGCACACGCTACCGGTTCGGGGACAAGATCAAGGCGCTTAACAGGCGCCTCGAGGAGCTGACCAATGAACGCCTGTGCCAGTTCGTCTACGAcaagcccccgccgccgccgccactggcgccggcggcggcacaaCAACGCGAACATGTTCAACTCAACCCCGTGGGCGTCGAGGGAGCCAAGGGGGACATCCTCGCGATGCTGGAGGAAAGTCCGGAGGAGCTGAGGGTTATCGCCATCGTGGGTTTTGGCGGCTCCGGCAAGACGACCCTCGCTAAGGCAGTGTTCCGCTCAACTGATGATGATAGAATCCGGGTGTTTCGTTCCTGCCGTGCATGGGTTGATCGAGCCAAGGAGAAAAATGCGGGGGAGATTTTCAGATCATTACTCCAGCAATTTGGCTATCGGGGTCAGGGATTATTGGTCGATGACGAGCAATATCTCCAAGCCCAGCTCATGGACTACCTCAGGGGTAGAAGGTGAGAGAATTTCTGTAGCTGTTTCCCAGTTGCACGCATTACCCATCCACACCTTTACGGTCATTCAGAATGTATTGGAACTTTACGTACTACATTGAGTACTTTATTGAGGATCGTAAAACCACTCATTCGCTGaaccttgcgcccggccgttggttagagcaagtttaataatatagtcaactactagctctaattcatctatagccaatctaatagctcattcatataatagttacatactacactatcaataactggtcccacctatcataaacacattgcgtcttggagtccgtaatacagctggctacaaatttgtagcccactgctcttctctctcctcgtttatctccttaaaatatatttgcagttggcttatagcctgctattgtacctgctcttacccGAAATTTGTCAGAAATTTGTCAGATACTTGATTGTTATTGATGACATTGGGAATGGGCAATGGAATTCTATAAAATCAGCTTTCGAAGAAAATAGTAGAAACAACGGAAGCAGGATAATAGTTACCACAACCATTAAGTCGGAAGCGAATACCTGCTGTGGCAATGGCAAAGGTTTCATATACCAAATGCAAAATCTTGAAGATCAATACTGCAAGACAATAGCTCTTGGGGAGGCACCTTCACCTGAGTTGCAGATGGGCTCGGAAGAACTACTTAAGAAATGTGATGGCCATCCACTTTCCCTTGTTTGTGTGGCCAATTATTTGGGAGGTTTAAATGAGCCTACTGGGCAGCGCTGTCGCGAATTGTGTCGCTACCTAGGTTCAAAAATACATGACAATGGTAACTTTGAAAGACTCAAAGGCGTGATCATGGATAATTACACAAGTCTTTCAAACCACGTTGTCAGGGCCTGCTTGCTATATTTGAGCATATTTCCAAACGATGTTCCGCTCGAGAAGAAAGTGATAATCAGGCGTTGGATAGCTGAAGGATTCGCAAGGAGCGAAGATGTGGACATTGATGACCAGACTATTGCACGTTGGAATTTTGAGACGTTTGTAGACTGGGACATCTTTCATCCTATCATTGACACAAGCAATAATGGCGATGTCAAGATGTGCAAGACTCGCAGTATCGTGCACGAGTATATGTTGTACAAGGCGTCGAGACTTGAGAGGTTCATCATGTCCTTTCCTGACTGGCGAAGGAAAGTTCGTCATCTCTGTATCGATCATAGGACACCTCACAAGCGCAGAACTACAACAGATATGGATTTGTCATGCGTCCGGTCTTTGACGATCTTCGGGACGGCAGGTGACACCATTTGCGAGTTTCACAGGTACAAGGTTTTGAGAGTCCTGGATCTCGAAGAATGCAATGATGTCAAGAACAAGCACCTGAAAAATATACACAAGTTATGGAATCTGTGTGAAACCATGTGTGGTTATAGTTCTTTTGTGATGGGAAATTGACAAGTACCGGAAGTGCAAGAAGTGTGTGCGTGGACTAACATTGGTCAGGTTGCGACATCTGTGCCAAGACAACGGTTGTTTGGTTCATGTGGGTGCAGGTGATCGGAGTCGATCTTGGTCAACGGcggatcgggactagactcagggaggagttgaggtccaaaGCGATCAAGGATGCCAGGTGACAAGATTGGACACAAGGTTGCACACGGTGGACGAATACCGTGTGAGGAGGTCTTTGCAACGGGCTTCAGAAGGTCAAGTGTGCAAGCATCGGATTCGCGAAGAAATCAGAAGGGACTGTGCAAGTGCATTGCTGCTACAGTAAATGGACTTACTGTAGGTAGCATACTTGCATGTACACGTAATGTACTTGTGCAAGGAGGAGCTTGCAGAAGCTGtgcatgtgtgctgtgattggTTGGCAGGGAGGCCAAGCCAATCCAGCCGTTCCACGTGGCCCAAGGAGATCATTGGCTCGGTTGGCATGAAGGCCAATCCGGCCTGTCCAGCTCGGGAGCTCGGTCGGCCCAAGCACGTTGCTGACTCAAGATGGTGAAGGCCAGGCCGAGCAGACCCTAGACATGACGACggcccagctcggctcggcAAATGCACAGGCGTGTGCAtgcgcgcgcggaggcgggAGATCGTACGGCACCTGGAGGCGTGGCGGCCTTCTGTTCGTCAAGGAAGCGGAGACGCGCGGGAACGTGGTTTTCGCGAGCGCGCGCAGAAGCGGCTCGGCGGGAGGAACGGCGACATGGCGGCTTCTGACTTGTGGCGCGCAGGTGCGAGAGGAGCGGGCGCGGGCTCTCTGGGACGCGTGGCGCGGATGCATTGGCTTGGAGGAGCACGACGCGGATCGGTGTACACTGATTGGCTTGGAGTGGAATCACGCGGATCGCACGAGGGCACGCGACGTGAAGAGCTCGGATCAACAACGTGGCGACTATCCAGGAGGTTTCCTTCGGATCTAAGGAACAATGGACAGCCAGGATTTTATCaaggctagggtttcgccccaCGGGTATTTGAGACAATGTCTTAGGGGTCTTAGGCTATAAATAGAGGGATGGATGCAAGGGTGGAGGTTGCTCCTTTTGTAATCCTTTTGAGATGCTCGGTGAGAGAGTTTCCGTGtgagtttggagtgtgtttgccCGAGAGGCTTTTGTATTAAGAttagtttggagtgtgtttgtccgagagattttaagtttgtgtTATTGTTCCTCTGAAGGTGTTTGTTTGCTCCTAGTTGAGCGGTTATTTTGCATCACCTATGAATGAAATGATTTGAAGGATTTCGTTTTTGCCTTGTCCATTTAAATTCCGCAATTTAAATTCCGCTTGAAATTTGAACTTTGCGATGATGAGTTTTGCTCTCTCCTCCTAACCTCTCTTCTAGTTTTCGggaattccttttctcttcctcttctagtttcgggaattccttctctcttctttttctctcttcttttctagatCCGGCTTCTCTAATAGCCGCGGTTCTAGTAAGGATTTTGAGAAATCCGGCTTGATGAGTATTTTCGGGGGAAAGATTTGAATTGctatattcaccccccctctataGCCGTTCTTGGTCTTTCAATTAGTATCAGAGCCCGGTTAAGTTCGTTGTAACCTAACCGTGGCAACGAACGCAGCTATGGAGGAAAAATACTCTGCGAAACCATTTGTTTTCGATGGACACAATTTTGTCATTTGGAAGGCACGAATGGAGGCCTACCTCCAGTCGCAAGGGCATAATGTGTGGAATAAGGTTAAATCACCTTACACTATGCCCGATGATGCTGACATCACGCCTGCAAATGTGGCTCAAGTTGATTTTAATTATCGTGCAAGAAATGCAATCATTGGTGGAATTTCTTCTGGTGAATTTAATCGTGTTCAACACCACCAGTCCGCTCATGACATGTGGACTGCTCTGTGCAATTTCCATGAGGGAAACAATGATATTCAATTGGTTCGTCAGAATCAATTTCATAAAGAATATCAAAGATTTGAGATGCACCCAGGAGAGTCCATTGATTCTTATTTCAAGCGTTTTGAAGAAATTGTTTCGAAGTTGAGATCTGTTGGAAAAGAATTTTCTGATAATGATAATGCTCGCCATCTTTTGAATTGTCTTGATTATGGTGTTTGGGAAATGAAAGTTACTTCCATCACAGAGAGTGCACCTCTGAGTGACCTTACCATGGACAAGCTTTACTCAAAGCTAAAAACCCATGAGATGGATGTCTTCCATCGGAAAGGCCTCAAACACTCGATGGCTTTGGTAGCTGATCCCTCTGGTAGTACTTCTTCTAATGACTTAGCTTTTGTGTGTGGTGGCTTCTCTCTTGCCGCTTTACACTCAGTCACTGAGGAGCAATTAGAGAAGATCCCTGAAGATGATCTTGCTCTTTTTACTAGAAAATTCTCAAGAGCTTACAAAAATGTGAGAGatagaaaaggaggaaaaaccAATGAACCATTTGTGTGTTTTGAGTGTGGAGAGCCTAACCACATAAGAGTGAATTGTcccaagttgaagaagaagagtGACAAGACAACCAAGAAGCTCGAGGGACAAGGGCGAAAGGGGAAGAAGGATTTGATAAAGAAGGCGATCCACAAGGTCTTGGCGGCTCTTGAGGAGGTGCAGCTTAGCGACATCGACTCCGACGACGATGATCAAGAAAAGGGGGACAAGGACTTCTCCGGGATGTACTGTCTCGCCAACAACGAGGACTTCATCAACCTGTGTCTCATGGCACTTGAGGATAAGGATGACTCATCGGAGCATCATGAGGTATGTCTTGATGATATCCCTTCCTTGGATGGTTCTCTTTGTGATGATTCTTGCTCAGATAATGACTCTGTTGATGATGAACTAAGCAAAGAAAGAATGACACACTTGATGATTGAAATTAGTGACAAGTATAGGTCTTCTAAGTATAAAATTGAGAAACTAAAATATGAAAATGATGGAATGGCGCTAGAAATTGCTAGGCTTCGATCCATGATTCCTGAGGAGGATACCTGTTCTACTTGTGCTTCATATCTTTCTGAAATTAATCTCCTCAAGGATAAGTTGAAATCATGTGCTTTAGGAGCTGGGAATCCTTCTAGTGCTAGTGCTGCTTGCTCTACTTGCTATGAAATGAAAGTTGATATGAGTTTGCTTGAGATGGAATTGAAAGaactaaaagaaaattttgttCATGATAGGATAAGTAGTTGTGAAAATTGTCCCATTCTCACTAGTGACAATGATGAATTAAGACAACAAGTTGACATGCTTAGGACCAAGAATGATTTGCTAGAATCTTATGCTACTAAGGAGCCTGTTCATTCTTCATGTGCTAATTGTGTTATCCTGGAAACTGAACTAAAAGATACTAAAATTGTCATTGATTATGTCAAATCTGTTGATTCATGTTCATCATGCATTTCTCTGAAAGTTGATCTTGAGTCCGCTAAGAGAGAGAACTCGTACCTACAACAATCTTTAGAGAGGTTTGCtcaaggaaagaaaaagttgaaCATGATCCTAGACCAA encodes:
- the LOC107281949 gene encoding LOW QUALITY PROTEIN: disease resistance protein RGA4 (The sequence of the model RefSeq protein was modified relative to this genomic sequence to represent the inferred CDS: substituted 1 base at 1 genomic stop codon), with the protein product MIEAAETMEKAVITAFVNTVMPPLFKVLSGSCKMVMNVIDDSDSMRRKLVLLAASMDDDLRRTKNPTAAAKVFGDQLRELTHDMEDCIERFLHRVSCAEGASRARRLGRFLLTICTRYRFGDKIKALNRRLEELTNERLCQFVYDKPPPPPPLAPAAAQQREHVQLNPVGVEGAKGDILAMLEESPEELRVIAIVGFGGSGKTTLAKAVFRSTDDDRIRVFRSCRAWVDRAKEKNAGEIFRSLLQQFGYRGQGLLVDDEQYLQAQLMDYLRGRRMYWNFTYYIEYFIEDRKTTHSLNLAPGRWLEQLAYSLLLYLLLPEICQKFVRYLIVIDDIGNGQWNSIKSAFEENSRNNGSRIIVTTTIKSEANTCCGNGKGFIYQMQNLEDQYCKTIALGEAPSPELQMGSEELLKKCDGHPLSLVCVANYLGGLNEPTGQRCRELCRYLGSKIHDNGNFERLKGVIMDNYTSLSNHVVRACLLYLSIFPNDVPLEKKVIIRRWIAEGFARSEDVDIDDQTIARWNFETFVDWDIFHPIIDTSNNGDVKMCKTRSIVHEYMLYKASRLERFIMSFPDWRRKVRHLCIDHRTPHKRRTTTDMDLSCVRSLTIFGTAGDTICEFHRYKVLRVLDLEECNDVKNKHLKNIHNLFKLKYLSLGAEITSIPKDIAKLKLLETLCLSKTSVEELPVQVISLPFLLHLIGKFRIQYHGYSKSTLKKLSENSKLETLSGFIADFKSQGFLEILGHMSNLKKVKIWCXSSAAGDHDSILARKLSEAIQEYINPPLYIGDNRKLSICLQTFSGSLLNSLDTPCELTSLKLHGELRSLPRFVKWHTGLVELCLSSITVTRDVLSDLYNLKCLLYLKLISDCLDEFVIPQGAFRSLRRLCFKVQVSVFPRIEAGALRDLVSLQLLCRHLVGLAGIEIEDLRELKEVTLDSEVSRYTKESWETRARQHPNRPRILYTYKAA